Proteins co-encoded in one Candidatus Krumholzibacteriota bacterium genomic window:
- a CDS encoding sigma-54-dependent Fis family transcriptional regulator: MRLLVDRLRRAARTPLPVLLTGETGVGKELLARLVHEQSGRAGEPFVPANMAAIPGDLFESVLFGHVRGAFTGAAGDAAGLAEAVGKGTLFLDEIGDLPPALQGKLLRFLDTGEYLPLGGRTARRSAGRIVAATNRDLGQLVAEGLFRADLYHRLDVFGFRVPPLRERRGDIVPIARWTLEEAAGRCDFGELELGEGARAVIERYDWPGNVRELRNELFRAATLAGGGTLRAGHFSERLLCGVFAAAEGSAGGLRERLEQAERREIAAALAAAAGNRSRAAALLGLKRTTLIYRIKRLGIGEG; encoded by the coding sequence ATGCGGCTCCTCGTCGATCGGCTCCGCCGCGCCGCGCGGACGCCCCTCCCCGTGCTCCTCACCGGCGAAACGGGGGTCGGCAAGGAGCTGCTCGCCCGGCTCGTCCACGAGCAAAGCGGCCGGGCCGGCGAGCCTTTCGTGCCGGCCAACATGGCGGCGATTCCCGGGGATCTCTTCGAGAGCGTGCTCTTCGGGCACGTCCGCGGCGCCTTCACCGGCGCGGCCGGCGACGCCGCGGGGCTGGCGGAAGCCGTCGGCAAGGGAACGCTCTTCCTCGACGAGATCGGCGACCTGCCGCCGGCCCTCCAGGGAAAGCTGCTCCGGTTTCTCGACACGGGGGAGTACCTGCCGCTCGGGGGCCGGACGGCGAGACGCTCGGCCGGGAGGATCGTGGCCGCGACCAATCGCGATCTCGGGCAGCTCGTGGCCGAGGGGCTCTTCCGGGCCGATCTCTACCACCGGCTCGACGTGTTCGGCTTCCGGGTGCCGCCGCTGCGGGAGCGGCGGGGGGACATCGTGCCGATCGCGCGGTGGACGCTCGAGGAAGCGGCCGGGCGGTGCGACTTCGGCGAGCTCGAGCTGGGCGAGGGGGCCCGGGCGGTCATTGAGCGGTACGACTGGCCGGGGAACGTACGCGAGCTGCGCAACGAGCTTTTCCGGGCGGCGACGCTCGCCGGCGGCGGCACGCTCCGGGCGGGACATTTCTCGGAGCGCCTCCTGTGCGGCGTCTTCGCCGCGGCGGAGGGCTCCGCAGGCGGGCTCCGCGAACGTCTCGAACAGGCGGAGCGGCGCGAGATCGCCGCCGCTCTCGCCGCCGCGGCGGGAAACCGGAGCCGGGCGGCCGCGCTGCTCGGCCTCAAACGGACGACGCTGATCTATCGCATCAAGCGGCTGGGGATCGGGGAGGGGTAG
- a CDS encoding adenosine-specific kinase, producing the protein MDIVSVRIQKPTEINFILGQSHFIKTVEDIHEAAVSSAPGIRFGLAFCEASGDCLIRVSGNDTEMIDLATANAEAIGAGHSFILFMKNAFPIHILNAVKNVPEVCRVFCATANDTEVIVTESKLGRGILGVIDGEKPKGVEDADGKKWRRDLLRKFGYKL; encoded by the coding sequence ATGGATATCGTATCGGTCAGGATACAGAAGCCCACCGAAATCAATTTCATACTCGGACAGTCCCATTTCATCAAGACGGTCGAAGACATCCACGAGGCGGCGGTCTCGTCGGCCCCCGGCATCCGGTTCGGTCTCGCCTTCTGCGAGGCCTCGGGCGACTGCCTGATACGCGTCTCGGGCAACGACACCGAGATGATCGACCTCGCAACGGCGAACGCCGAGGCGATCGGCGCCGGACATTCCTTCATCCTCTTCATGAAGAACGCCTTTCCCATTCACATCCTGAACGCGGTGAAGAACGTCCCCGAGGTCTGCCGGGTCTTCTGCGCGACGGCGAACGACACCGAGGTCATCGTCACCGAGTCGAAGCTCGGCCGGGGGATCCTCGGCGTCATCGACGGCGAGAAGCCCAAGGGTGTCGAGGACGCCGACGGCAAGAAGTGGCGGCGCGACCTCCTGCGCAAGTTCGGCTACAAGCTCTAG
- a CDS encoding sigma 54-interacting transcriptional regulator — translation MDTGNTDGERAGAGQLERTSAFFDDVESDLADIGRSTVVERDRDLSARLEKTEHRLGKLEMLIGISRNLNSTLNLNELLEAIVDSIIKLVDSDRGFLMLADRGGDMRFRIARDREEHRLEEKDFEVSYSIINDAVNRKEPLFLSDLHTHDEFKDKKSVVALDLRTAVCVPIVRDEKVIGVIYTDSHRIKNEFSPDDISVVGAFASQAAIAIENARLHGELILSRENLERENLSLRQELSERYEFSGIIGKSKSMIDIFDTITKIAPHPTTVLIQGETGTGKELIARAIHFNGPRKTRQLVTINCGAMPEQLLESELFGHVKGSFTGAVSDKKGLFETASGGTIFLDEIGEMPVQLQVKLLRVLQEGEIRRVGDNTPRRVDVRVIAATNRDLAEDVKTGRFRQDLFYRLNVVPISIPPLRDRVEDILPLIEHFLRKYAGKMDKDDLRIVPEAIKALLANRWTGNVRELENSIERAVALSGESHVLTREHFADFVRHNDIVDQLGRQETLKQKMLVVEKRIITEALRESGGKVTQAAGALGVTRQHLHNKIRQHEIRHH, via the coding sequence ATGGACACAGGCAACACGGACGGCGAACGGGCGGGCGCCGGACAACTCGAGAGGACATCCGCCTTCTTCGATGACGTCGAGAGCGACCTCGCCGACATCGGACGCTCGACGGTCGTCGAACGGGACAGGGATCTCTCCGCCAGGCTGGAGAAGACGGAGCACCGGCTGGGCAAACTCGAGATGTTGATCGGCATCTCCCGGAATCTCAACTCGACCCTGAACCTCAATGAGCTGCTCGAGGCGATCGTCGATTCGATCATCAAGCTCGTCGATTCGGACCGGGGGTTCCTCATGCTCGCCGACCGCGGCGGCGACATGAGATTCCGCATCGCGCGCGACCGGGAAGAGCACCGCCTCGAGGAGAAGGATTTCGAGGTGAGTTACAGCATCATCAACGATGCGGTGAACCGCAAGGAGCCGCTCTTCCTCTCCGACCTCCACACGCACGACGAGTTCAAGGACAAGAAGAGCGTCGTCGCGCTCGACCTGCGCACGGCCGTCTGCGTGCCGATCGTCCGCGACGAGAAGGTGATCGGTGTCATCTATACCGACAGCCACCGGATCAAGAACGAGTTCTCCCCGGACGACATCTCGGTCGTGGGAGCGTTCGCCTCCCAGGCGGCGATCGCGATCGAGAACGCCCGGCTGCACGGCGAGCTCATCCTGTCGCGCGAGAACCTGGAACGCGAGAACCTGAGCCTTCGCCAGGAACTCTCCGAGCGGTACGAGTTCTCGGGGATCATCGGGAAGAGCAAGTCGATGATCGACATCTTCGACACGATCACGAAGATCGCCCCGCATCCGACGACGGTACTCATCCAGGGAGAGACGGGGACCGGCAAGGAGCTCATCGCCCGCGCGATCCACTTCAACGGTCCGCGCAAGACCAGGCAGCTCGTCACGATCAACTGCGGCGCCATGCCCGAGCAGCTCCTCGAAAGCGAGCTCTTCGGCCACGTGAAGGGCTCGTTCACCGGCGCGGTGAGCGACAAGAAGGGATTGTTCGAGACGGCCAGCGGGGGAACGATCTTCCTCGACGAGATCGGCGAAATGCCGGTCCAGCTGCAGGTGAAGCTGCTCCGTGTCCTGCAGGAGGGCGAGATCAGGCGGGTCGGCGACAACACGCCGCGCCGCGTGGACGTCCGGGTGATCGCCGCCACCAACCGCGATCTCGCCGAAGACGTGAAGACGGGGCGGTTCAGGCAGGACCTCTTCTACCGTCTCAACGTGGTGCCGATCTCCATCCCGCCGCTCCGTGACCGGGTGGAGGACATCCTCCCCCTCATCGAGCATTTCCTCCGGAAGTACGCCGGCAAGATGGACAAGGATGATCTCCGGATCGTCCCCGAGGCGATCAAGGCGCTCCTCGCGAACCGGTGGACCGGCAACGTGCGGGAACTGGAGAACTCGATCGAACGGGCCGTCGCGTTGAGCGGGGAATCCCATGTGCTCACGAGGGAGCATTTCGCCGACTTCGTCCGCCACAACGACATCGTCGACCAGCTCGGCCGCCAGGAGACCCTGAAGCAGAAGATGCTGGTGGTCGAGAAGCGCATCATCACCGAGGCGCTCCGCGAGTCGGGCGGCAAGGTGACGCAGGCCGCCGGTGCCCTCGGCGTCACGCGGCAGCACCTGCACAACAAGATCAGGCAGCACGAGATCAGGCACCACTGA
- a CDS encoding sensor histidine kinase: MRERDLDRYIDNLEKIVLRKERQIRKLKSGARLSDLSRCMAHGMVTPFRALRRDIERLIGETSPPIEPGLPCGGECAATDTVAVGRKDLDRLRERLRACCRLIDGMLDNLIAGTWTPPVPVETIDLNRVVDRFVDQLSDHGGAGAPRIVLRLNRHIPEMEIRECDCFLVIHNLVMNAIESVSTGENGKVIIRTDLRGDNAMIEVTDNGAGIPGEIAESIFKPSYSTKWMPDDKFRHPGLGLYTAARIVEQNGGLIEHASRQGKTTFIVLLPIQARPERESRREGPRGMETKIAGLSSVDAEDEGIPGIVR, encoded by the coding sequence ATGAGAGAGCGCGACCTGGATCGATACATCGATAACCTCGAGAAGATCGTGCTCCGCAAGGAGCGCCAGATACGCAAGCTGAAATCCGGCGCCCGGCTGAGCGACCTTTCACGGTGCATGGCGCACGGGATGGTCACGCCGTTCCGGGCGTTGCGCCGTGATATCGAGCGGCTGATCGGCGAGACGAGCCCGCCGATCGAGCCGGGGCTCCCCTGCGGCGGCGAATGCGCCGCGACGGACACCGTGGCGGTCGGCCGGAAGGATCTCGACCGGCTCCGCGAGCGGCTCCGCGCGTGCTGCCGGCTGATCGACGGCATGCTCGACAATCTCATCGCGGGCACGTGGACACCGCCGGTTCCCGTCGAGACGATCGACCTGAACCGGGTCGTCGACCGCTTCGTCGACCAGTTGAGCGATCACGGCGGCGCGGGCGCGCCGCGGATCGTCCTCCGCCTCAACCGGCACATCCCCGAGATGGAGATACGGGAATGCGATTGCTTCCTCGTGATCCACAACCTGGTCATGAACGCCATCGAATCCGTCTCCACCGGCGAGAACGGAAAGGTAATCATCAGGACGGACCTGCGCGGCGACAACGCGATGATCGAGGTGACGGACAACGGCGCGGGAATCCCCGGGGAGATCGCAGAGAGCATATTCAAGCCCTCCTATTCGACGAAATGGATGCCCGACGACAAGTTCAGGCACCCCGGCCTCGGGCTGTACACCGCGGCGCGGATCGTCGAGCAGAACGGCGGCCTGATAGAGCACGCGAGCAGGCAGGGCAAGACGACGTTCATCGTCCTCCTGCCGATCCAGGCCCGCCCGGAACGGGAATCGCGCCGCGAGGGGCCTCGCGGCATGGAAACGAAGATCGCGGGACTGTCATCCGTCGACGCGGAAGACGAAGGGATCCCCGGGATCGTCCGGTAA
- a CDS encoding sigma 54-interacting transcriptional regulator codes for MREDRNDIDRILGEAAACRRRGDYRAAARFADEAYRRSGPEHGRRRCLAALEAARGSYGLARFDECRRRVAEARDLAGELDASVRRRIDVESSILLANVHRRRSEYRKALDLLERLDGLPGVDAPGLVAERLLVEGACLFYLNREEEAERRLESALGLATHHAHAALQSRILAMISLLALNRGLTGSAAEYARRALRICREGGDAYGEAAAALNLALTLTRRGEFAEAKRHATTARRAFAAVGWRAGHCRATLALGIVRSRAGDARGAVGLFRKAERLAAADGYRREECIALCAMGGIRLEQGMLSKADRMFRRCLDMAMAFAPGGDMVAEANRRIGQLFLARGAAAPAVVHLRKAANLARELRDRRAEGVAGRLLGLCYLNLGDVAKAMSHFDAACGLLRRAGCLFDLAETRVAVAEAILARLDDQDTPAADLDGAWGGVLEAMHLLEGMDAEILKKRAGELLGILSARRRTAAAVEPDRRTGMVEIRFSDEYLIADRLVAASDAMLGVLRQIRFAASFERPVLVTGETGTGKELVARTIHESGDRRDRPFVAVNCAAIPDHLFESEFFGHRKGSFTGAFTDRTGIFEEAAGGTLFLDEVGELSTLQQVKLLRILQEGRVRRLGENVERPVDVRIISATNRELERKIEASTFREDFYYRINAEHIHLPPLRTRPEDVMPLVSYFLCGRKEGRETVRVESGALRRLQRYSWPGNVRELFTVLDRVRHLGPGGVVTMEMLPARLGEGAAGGRGEAVPSAGAVRTTDSLRKALSMCNGNKTAAARWLGISRGTLYKELRRAGLSNLISGPRTA; via the coding sequence ATGCGTGAAGACCGCAACGATATCGATCGCATCCTCGGGGAGGCCGCCGCGTGCCGCCGGCGAGGCGATTATCGCGCCGCGGCGCGGTTCGCCGACGAGGCCTACCGCCGCAGCGGGCCGGAGCACGGGCGGCGCCGCTGCCTCGCCGCGCTCGAGGCGGCGAGAGGCTCCTACGGCCTGGCGCGATTCGACGAGTGCCGCCGGCGTGTCGCGGAGGCGCGCGATCTCGCCGGCGAGCTCGATGCCTCGGTCCGGCGGCGGATCGACGTGGAATCGTCGATCCTTCTCGCCAACGTCCATCGCCGCCGCAGCGAGTACCGGAAGGCGCTCGATCTGCTCGAACGACTCGACGGCCTTCCCGGCGTGGACGCTCCCGGGCTCGTCGCCGAGCGGTTGCTCGTCGAGGGCGCGTGTCTCTTCTATCTCAACCGCGAGGAGGAGGCCGAGAGGCGGCTGGAGTCGGCGCTCGGCCTCGCGACGCATCACGCCCACGCCGCCTTGCAGTCGCGGATACTCGCGATGATCTCCCTTCTCGCGCTGAACAGGGGATTGACGGGGTCGGCCGCGGAGTATGCGCGCAGGGCGCTGCGGATCTGCCGGGAGGGGGGAGACGCGTACGGCGAGGCGGCCGCGGCGCTGAACCTCGCCCTGACGCTGACCCGGCGCGGCGAGTTCGCCGAGGCGAAAAGACACGCCACCACGGCGAGACGGGCCTTCGCGGCCGTCGGCTGGCGCGCGGGTCACTGCCGGGCCACGCTCGCCCTGGGGATCGTCAGGAGCCGGGCCGGCGATGCGCGGGGCGCGGTCGGTCTCTTCAGGAAGGCCGAGAGGCTCGCCGCCGCGGACGGCTATCGGCGCGAAGAGTGCATCGCCCTCTGCGCGATGGGCGGCATCCGCCTCGAGCAGGGGATGCTCTCCAAGGCCGACCGGATGTTCAGGCGGTGTCTCGACATGGCCATGGCCTTCGCTCCCGGCGGCGACATGGTCGCCGAGGCCAACCGGCGGATCGGCCAGCTCTTCCTCGCCCGGGGCGCGGCCGCGCCGGCCGTCGTCCACCTCAGGAAGGCCGCGAACCTCGCGCGGGAGCTCCGGGATCGCCGCGCGGAGGGCGTCGCCGGACGTCTCCTCGGGCTGTGCTACCTGAATCTGGGCGATGTGGCGAAGGCGATGTCGCACTTCGACGCGGCATGCGGCCTGCTGCGACGCGCCGGCTGTCTTTTCGATCTGGCGGAGACCCGTGTGGCTGTCGCAGAGGCGATCCTCGCCCGCCTCGACGACCAGGACACACCGGCGGCCGACCTCGACGGCGCCTGGGGGGGCGTCCTCGAGGCGATGCACCTCCTCGAGGGGATGGACGCGGAGATCCTGAAGAAGAGGGCCGGCGAGCTTCTGGGGATCCTCTCGGCCCGGCGGCGGACGGCCGCGGCCGTCGAGCCCGACCGGCGGACGGGGATGGTCGAGATCCGGTTCTCCGACGAGTACCTCATCGCCGATCGCCTCGTGGCCGCGTCCGATGCGATGCTGGGCGTCCTGCGGCAGATCAGGTTCGCCGCCTCGTTCGAGCGTCCGGTCCTCGTGACGGGCGAGACGGGAACGGGCAAGGAGCTCGTCGCCCGGACGATCCACGAGTCGGGAGACCGCCGCGATCGTCCTTTCGTCGCGGTCAACTGCGCGGCGATCCCCGATCATCTCTTCGAGAGCGAGTTCTTCGGCCACCGGAAGGGATCGTTCACCGGCGCCTTCACCGACCGCACGGGGATCTTCGAGGAGGCGGCGGGTGGCACGCTCTTCCTCGACGAGGTCGGCGAGCTCTCGACGCTCCAGCAGGTCAAGCTGCTCCGTATCCTCCAGGAAGGCCGGGTGCGGCGTCTCGGCGAGAACGTCGAGCGTCCGGTCGACGTGCGCATCATCTCCGCCACGAACCGGGAACTCGAACGGAAGATCGAGGCATCGACCTTCCGGGAGGATTTCTATTACCGGATCAACGCCGAGCACATCCATCTCCCGCCGCTCAGGACCAGGCCCGAGGACGTGATGCCGCTCGTCTCGTATTTCCTCTGCGGGCGAAAGGAGGGCCGGGAGACGGTGCGCGTCGAGAGCGGGGCGCTGCGACGCCTCCAGCGGTACTCGTGGCCCGGCAACGTCCGCGAGCTCTTCACCGTGCTCGACCGCGTGCGGCATCTCGGCCCCGGCGGCGTCGTCACGATGGAGATGCTGCCAGCGAGGCTCGGCGAAGGCGCCGCCGGCGGCCGGGGCGAGGCCGTTCCGTCCGCCGGGGCGGTCCGCACCACTGACAGCCTGCGGAAGGCCCTCAGCATGTGCAACGGAAACAAGACGGCCGCCGCCCGGTGGCTCGGCATCTCCCGCGGCACGCTCTACAAGGAGTTGCGCCGGGCCGGCCTCTCGAACCTCATCAGCGGCCCCCGAACGGCCTGA
- a CDS encoding protein kinase has product MEHVNRLPQRYTIIDIVGEGGNGVVYRVHDADRDAIGALKVLTHVSPGEAARLVDEFRTLSSLGHEHLVSVFDLDRTGDGIPFFTMEYIEGLPLDSFLGSTENPAAVPTVLHQALQALAYLHGRRILHGDIKPENIMIVRRDGSIDVKLLDFGLVRRPDETGRAVSGTKRFLAPEILRGEPYTAATDIYALGMTLYECIAGRTAPIATAVDDEWIRVAEEEMNGALARTGTPRHSAIARFLSRLPHPDPAVRTGDCGELADRLALLTGMVDPAANPVPEGLFVDREEIVDRIEREFLAEGAAKSLLALLGPAGVGRKSIMRETLRRAQLAGYATISFLETLGAPLTISVFVDRLSRALDPAAAGALAAELDQAGAEAADRRTGAAGGALFYDIVARAVDGLARRRPLVVALPDIDCAQGDVAPFLAHLAGELSFLGSPARLLVSAGGNAPSADTPLARVLSSDRALRIEVAPFGRRETQLYLDALFLGDLFSERGIDRLVSISAGLPAALRGALLRCVRERILVHEEGSWRLDQERFIAAKIRTGIGEGVDVDSLDDGAAALLAAIHLWQAPIPLEILDIAARALGVPVTAALQELTGRGAVATGEEGTVALAHAIDPAAIEGRVPEARRMEIARTLLRIAGNNTRETPPRTRLSLALQAGNADEAIAAGIEHADRLRANNDLFEAAAVLEEILPIAEKSVDRDRILGIRHRLAGINILLGRSDEALAHLGIVADIAPDSADRFLALLDAGKILTIYKGNAKDGKRRYEQALDTARSLKDRGKTAKALLYLADHPDTDTMAYLDEALVISEGGDIDTRAEIVGRAIYHSRLLGQPEGIADLLTEAHSLVERVEDTVRLKLSDQLANYYFYQGDYNKTIEITERDLAFTKESNRWLKHIDYLRTLGGCYYVKGLYTKMIELLKEGVFLGSRFNDSRSILINTSNILLAYIKTAQYGEAIEQAARIAGHEDYTSFSRQAPHITQKIAHLYLLLGTSHKERFESALAESTVNAEAAGNNITLGHARLLEGRSAIQQLLFEEALAPFDEALALFEKTDDRDDIVEALSWRALALAELGRRDEAVAATSRADEIYGKIHCDYQLPLLGLARGTAAAEGKEALGILAAALHASEGMQTAEITWMIQREIARRHVAANDIFHALRFFKDAVETLKRITETIDDEETRFSCLTVPLRRRVFDEIKDLKRSIG; this is encoded by the coding sequence ATGGAGCACGTCAACAGACTGCCACAGCGGTATACGATCATTGACATCGTCGGCGAGGGAGGAAACGGCGTCGTCTATCGCGTCCACGACGCCGACCGCGACGCCATCGGCGCGCTCAAGGTGCTGACGCACGTATCTCCCGGCGAGGCGGCCCGTCTCGTCGACGAGTTCCGCACACTCTCCTCGCTCGGCCACGAGCACCTCGTCTCGGTCTTCGATCTCGACCGCACCGGCGACGGCATCCCCTTCTTCACGATGGAGTACATCGAGGGGCTGCCCCTCGACAGTTTCCTCGGCAGCACGGAGAACCCCGCCGCCGTCCCGACGGTCCTCCACCAGGCGCTCCAGGCCCTCGCGTATCTCCACGGCCGCCGCATCCTCCACGGCGACATCAAGCCGGAGAACATCATGATCGTCCGGCGGGACGGATCGATCGACGTCAAGCTCCTCGATTTCGGCCTGGTCAGGCGCCCGGACGAGACCGGCCGCGCCGTGAGCGGCACGAAGCGCTTTCTCGCGCCGGAGATACTGCGGGGCGAGCCCTACACGGCGGCGACCGACATCTACGCCCTCGGCATGACCCTGTACGAATGCATCGCCGGACGGACCGCGCCGATCGCGACAGCCGTCGACGACGAGTGGATCCGGGTTGCCGAGGAGGAGATGAACGGGGCCCTCGCGCGAACGGGCACGCCGCGCCACTCGGCCATCGCGCGGTTCCTCTCGCGCCTCCCGCATCCCGACCCCGCCGTCAGGACCGGCGACTGCGGGGAGCTCGCCGATCGCCTCGCCCTTCTCACCGGCATGGTCGACCCGGCGGCCAACCCGGTTCCCGAGGGGCTCTTCGTCGATCGCGAGGAGATCGTCGACCGGATCGAGCGGGAGTTCCTCGCGGAGGGCGCCGCGAAGAGCCTCCTCGCCCTCCTCGGTCCGGCGGGCGTCGGGCGGAAGAGCATCATGCGCGAGACCCTCCGGCGGGCGCAGCTCGCCGGATACGCCACGATCTCCTTTCTCGAGACGCTCGGCGCCCCCCTCACGATATCGGTGTTCGTCGACCGTCTCTCCCGCGCACTCGATCCCGCCGCGGCCGGCGCCCTCGCCGCCGAGCTCGACCAGGCGGGCGCCGAGGCGGCCGACCGGCGCACGGGCGCGGCCGGCGGCGCACTCTTCTACGACATCGTCGCCCGTGCCGTCGACGGGCTGGCGCGACGGCGGCCCCTCGTCGTCGCCCTGCCGGATATCGATTGCGCGCAGGGCGACGTCGCCCCCTTTCTCGCGCACCTCGCCGGCGAACTGTCCTTTCTCGGCTCCCCCGCCAGGCTCCTCGTGTCGGCCGGCGGCAACGCCCCGTCGGCGGACACGCCGCTCGCCCGGGTTCTCTCGTCGGACAGAGCGCTCCGGATCGAGGTCGCACCCTTCGGCCGGCGGGAAACGCAGCTGTATCTCGATGCCCTCTTTCTCGGCGATCTCTTTTCGGAGCGCGGCATCGACCGCCTCGTGAGCATATCGGCGGGGCTTCCCGCCGCGCTCCGCGGGGCGCTTCTCCGGTGCGTCAGGGAGAGGATACTCGTCCACGAGGAGGGCTCGTGGCGTCTCGACCAGGAACGGTTCATCGCGGCGAAGATCCGCACGGGGATCGGCGAAGGCGTCGACGTCGACTCCCTCGACGACGGGGCGGCCGCCCTCCTCGCCGCCATCCACCTCTGGCAGGCGCCAATCCCCCTCGAGATCCTCGACATCGCCGCACGGGCGCTCGGCGTGCCGGTGACCGCGGCCCTGCAGGAGTTGACGGGCCGCGGCGCGGTGGCCACCGGCGAGGAGGGAACGGTCGCCCTTGCGCATGCGATCGATCCGGCCGCGATCGAAGGGCGGGTGCCCGAGGCCCGGCGCATGGAAATCGCACGGACGCTGCTCCGGATCGCCGGGAATAACACCCGGGAGACTCCGCCCCGAACGAGGCTATCTCTCGCGCTGCAGGCGGGGAACGCCGACGAGGCGATCGCGGCCGGTATCGAGCACGCCGATCGCCTGCGCGCCAACAATGACCTCTTCGAAGCGGCTGCGGTCCTCGAGGAAATCCTGCCCATCGCCGAAAAAAGCGTCGATCGGGACCGCATTCTCGGGATCCGTCACCGTCTTGCGGGGATCAATATCCTTCTCGGGCGTTCCGACGAGGCGCTGGCGCATCTCGGGATCGTCGCCGACATCGCGCCCGATAGCGCCGATCGCTTTCTCGCCCTTCTCGACGCCGGAAAGATACTCACCATCTACAAGGGAAACGCGAAAGACGGGAAACGCCGTTACGAGCAAGCGCTCGATACGGCCCGCAGCCTGAAGGATCGCGGCAAGACGGCCAAGGCGCTCCTCTACCTCGCCGACCATCCCGACACCGACACGATGGCATACCTCGATGAGGCCCTGGTGATATCGGAGGGCGGGGACATCGATACGCGGGCCGAGATCGTCGGCCGCGCAATCTATCATTCCCGCCTCCTGGGACAGCCAGAGGGGATCGCCGATCTCCTGACGGAAGCACACTCCCTCGTCGAGCGCGTTGAGGACACAGTCAGACTCAAACTAAGCGACCAATTAGCAAATTATTATTTTTACCAAGGCGACTATAACAAAACGATCGAGATCACAGAGCGTGATCTTGCTTTTACGAAAGAATCGAACCGATGGTTAAAACATATTGATTATCTAAGAACCCTGGGTGGTTGTTATTATGTTAAGGGGCTATACACAAAAATGATCGAATTATTAAAAGAAGGAGTGTTCCTCGGCAGTCGTTTCAACGATAGCCGATCGATCCTCATCAACACATCGAACATCCTCCTCGCGTATATCAAGACGGCGCAGTACGGAGAAGCGATCGAACAGGCCGCGCGAATCGCCGGACACGAGGATTACACGAGCTTTTCCCGGCAGGCGCCGCACATCACGCAGAAGATCGCCCACCTCTACCTGCTTCTCGGAACATCACACAAGGAGAGATTCGAGAGCGCCCTCGCCGAATCCACGGTGAATGCCGAGGCGGCGGGCAATAACATCACCCTCGGCCATGCGCGCCTGCTCGAGGGACGCAGCGCGATCCAGCAACTCCTGTTCGAGGAGGCCCTCGCTCCGTTCGACGAGGCTCTGGCGCTGTTCGAGAAGACCGACGACCGCGACGACATCGTCGAGGCGCTCTCCTGGCGCGCGCTGGCCCTGGCGGAGCTCGGCCGCCGCGACGAGGCGGTCGCGGCGACATCGCGGGCCGACGAGATCTACGGAAAGATCCACTGCGATTACCAATTGCCTCTTCTTGGGCTCGCGCGCGGAACCGCGGCCGCGGAAGGAAAAGAAGCCCTCGGGATACTCGCGGCGGCCCTTCATGCCAGCGAAGGGATGCAGACGGCCGAGATCACGTGGATGATCCAGAGGGAGATCGCGAGGCGCCATGTGGCCGCGAACGACATCTTCCACGCGCTGCGGTTCTTCAAGGATGCGGTGGAAACGCTCAAGCGGATCACCGAGACGATCGACGACGAGGAAACGCGCTTCTCCTGCCTCACCGTCCCGTTGAGGAGGCGCGTCTTCGACGAGATCAAGGATCTGAAGCGGTCGATCGGGTGA